In Chrysoperla carnea chromosome 2, inChrCarn1.1, whole genome shotgun sequence, the following proteins share a genomic window:
- the LOC123294222 gene encoding protein takeout-like, whose protein sequence is MKLLIVLCLTIASSYSEPLRARGGKQVDLDDYFHVCKRDKQFNTCLQENLQEALPRMAKGIPEIGISQLDPFIEPEITVNFKQNQFQGHATMRNVRMYGFSNVLIKNVESELTDNTLALDIDCFFPRLETEGNFKGQGSFNAIVVNTKGYYNMSMSGVSATWKIRGEKEVINGEEFMKIKSFTMRPKVEKMRIYVSDLFPGNPELNEATNMFLNENWQRIYNELLPYAEKYWSAAMSKIANEVFLKVPYDELIPLN, encoded by the exons ATGAAGTTACTTATTGTGTTGTGTTTAACAATTGCCTCTTCATATTCTGAGCCTCTTAGAGCTCGTGGTGGAAAACAAGTTGACTTAG ATGACTATTTCCATGTTTGCAAAAGGGATAAACAATTCAACActtgtttacaagaaaatttacaagaagCATTACCACGAATGGCAAAAGGAATTCCAGAAATAGGTATCAGTCAATTAGATCCATTCATCGAACCAGAAATTACagtcaattttaaacaaaatcaa ttcCAAGGACATGCAACAATGCGAAATGTTCGTATGTATGGATTCAGTAACGTTCTAATTAAAAACGTTGAATCAGAATTAACTGACAATACACTAGCATTAGACATAGACTGTTTCTTCCCACGTTTAGAAACAGAAGGAAACTTCAAAGGACAAGGTAGTTTTAACGCAATCGTTGTAAATACTAAAGGATACTACAATATGAGTATGA GTGGAGTAAGTGCTACATGGAAAATTCGCGGAGAAAAAGAAGTAATTAATGGTGAAgagtttatgaaaattaagtCATTCACAATGAGACCAAAAGTAGAGAAAATGAGAATATACGTCAGTGACTTATTCCCAGGAAATCCTGAATtaa atgaAGCTACAAATATGTTCTTAAATGAAAATTGGCAACGAATTTACAATGAATTATTACCATATGCTGAAAAATACTGGAGTGCTGCTATGTCAAAAATTGCCAATGAAGTATTCTTAAAAGTACCTTATGATGAATTAATCCcacttaattaa
- the LOC123292466 gene encoding zinc finger protein DPF3-like, producing the protein MASVQEPVVEPVIQSSSASNLEKIESFLNTSEYREIIESTSSYNNRLCADRRMRIPWLDSQTGVAQNHSALLMSRRQRMPPLAPGQIYTYPRARWRKKRRQYLIINSRILSRATDFIDGEGDLHSISQMENPALQDTDSKDSQLKEEKEWYYDDSDMLELDGYDEPDADSDFDYEESYTKRRKRGRGYKRGLDSPSTPRRGKGGGRGRKRSLYNFDPTPGDTDKPFACDLCSARYKTRPGLTYHYTHSHRDPPNSDENSRDSPSLRVHTPNQVPSPQPPGNAPLLPSVLPSTSATAASMGGPGQSLQGPDASSTSSTSSNSVYQDSYVTFLNHPTSGTPQTTGRGRGRQPNNPSMHILSGNQAPPSLPPNPPITASTSSNNPDDPPMPVLVPERKIGPPNTSDSNSNHSVGSNSNPGLPSERIKTPDSGSNSNSAQTSAGSIINDPATSGKEKAAPSPYCDFCLGDAKENKKTGTSEELVSCSDCGRSGHPTCLQFTANMIISVRKYRWQCIECKCCSICGTSDNDDQLLFCDDCDRGYHMYCLNPPLSSPPEGSWSCRLCIAEFHK; encoded by the exons TTTCCTAAATACAAGTGAATATCGTGAAATAATTGAAAGTACCTCATCATATAATAACCGATTATGTGCCGACCGTCGTATGAGAATCCCTTGGTTGGACAGTCAAACAGGTGTTGCACAAAATCATTCAGCCTTGTTGATGTCACGTAGACAAAGAATGCCTCCTTTAGCACCAGGTCAAATTTATACATATCCTAGAGCAag gTGGAGGAAAAAACGAcgacaatatttaataataaattcacgAATTCTTTCTCGTGCCACTGATTTTATAGATGGTGAAGGAGATTTGCATAGTATTTCTCAGATGGAAAATCCTGCCTTACAAGATACTGATAGCAAAGATAGCCAATTAAAGGAAGAAAAG GAATGGTACTATGATGACTCAGATATGTTAGAATTGGATGGATATGATGAACCTGATGCTGATTCTGATTTTGATTACGAAGAGAGCTATACAAAACGAAGGAAAAGGGGGCGTGGCTATAAG aGAGGTTTGGATTCGCCAAGTACACCTCGTCGTGGTAAAGGTGGAGGTCGTGGACGAAAACGTAGTCTTTATAATTTCGATCCAACTCCTGGAGATACGGATAAACCATTTGCTTGTGATC TGTGCAGTGCTCGCTATAAAACACGCCCAGGTCTCACTTATCATTACACTCATTCCCATCGTGATCCACCAAATTCTGATGAAAATTCCCGTGATTCACCCAGTTTACGGGTACATACACCAAATCAAGTACCATCTCCACAACCCCCAGGCAATGCTCCTTTACTCCCATCTGTTCTCCCATCAACATCTGCCACGGCCGCATCAATGGGTGGGCCAGGACAATCTCTACAGGGGCCTGATGCTAGTTCTACCTCCTCAACTTCAAGCAATTCTGTTTATCAAGACAGCTATGTTACTTTTCTAAATCATCCAACGtctg GAACACCACAAACCACTGGCCGAGGACGTGGACGTCAACCTAATAATCCATCAATGCATATTTTATCTGGAAATCAAGCTCCACCTTCCTTACCACCTAATCCACCAATAACAGCATCAACATCATCCAACAATCCTGATGATCCACCAATGCCTGTTTTAGTACCAGAACGTAAAATTGGACCACCGAACACATCTGATTCGAATTCCAACCATAGTGTTGGATCAAACTCGAATCCAGGATTGCCTAGTGAACGAATTAAAACGCCAGATAGTGGATCAAACAGTAATTCGGCACAAACAAGTGCTGGTAGTATAATTAATGATCCAGCAACATCTGGCAAAGAAAAAGCAGCACCAAGTCCATATTGCGATTTCTGTTTGGGTGACGCTAAAGAGAATAAAAAGACCGGTACTTCAGAAGAATTGGTTTCTTGTTCAGATTGTGGACGATCAG GACATCCAACCTGTTTACAGTTCACAGCAAATATGATTATATCTGTTCGTAAGTATAGATGGCAATGTATTGAATGTAAATGCTGTTCAATTTGTGGTACATCCGACAACGAT GATCAATTACTATTTTGTGACGATTGTGATCGTGGCTACCATATGTACTGTTTAAATCCACCGTTATCTTCACCACCAGAGGGATCATGGTCGTGTCGTTTATGTATTGctgaatttcataaataa